One window from the genome of Drosophila albomicans strain 15112-1751.03 chromosome 2L, ASM965048v2, whole genome shotgun sequence encodes:
- the LOC117566252 gene encoding mitochondrial basic amino acids transporter isoform X1: MDFIAGLFGGAAGVLVGHPFDTVKVHLQTDNPNNPKYRGTFHCMKSILLSDNIRGLYRGISSPMMGIGLVNAIVFGVYGNVQRLSDNPNSLASHFWAGAAGGLVQSIVCAPMELAKTRLQLANHIDSSHKFKGPIDCLMYIYRTEGIRGCFKGFTATILRDIPGFSSYFVSYEFLMQCNQTPGVFYTLMAGGFAGVASWLACYPVDVIKTHLQADALGKHAKYNGFVDCAVKSYEREGYMFFFRGLNSTLIRAFPMNAACFFVVSWILDFCKRNGIDMIDNSNQSFNVVNLENWSPSYLDSDIQSDDKLVRKLISDRVVELQLLRESPYETLNGDISDYYHRDHIYETKVNQIESSQFNINGDAKRL, translated from the exons atggacTTTATTGCTGGTCTTTTCGGag GTGCAGCGGGAGTTCTCGTTGGCCACCCGTTTGACACAGTTAAAGTGCACTTACAGACTGATAATCCGAATAATCCGAAATATAGGGGAACATTTCATTGCatgaaatcaatattattgTCCGATAATATTCGTGGTTTATACCGTGGTATTTCGAGTCCAATGATGGGAATCGGTCTAGTTAATGCAATTGTGTTTGGCGTTTACGGCAACGTCCAGCGATTATCGGATAATCCGAACTCACTAGCCTCACACTTTTGGGCTGGTGCTGCCGGTGGACTTGTGCAAAGTATCGTATGTGCACCAATGGAATTGGCAAAAACACGACTTCAACTTGCAAATCATATCGATAGTTCACACAAATTCAAAGGACCGATTGATTgtcttatgtacatatatcgaaCAGAAGGTATTAGAGGTTGTTTCAAAGGATTTACAGCAACAATACTTCGGGATATACCAG GCTTCTCTAGTTATTTTGTCTCCTATGAGTTTCTAATGCAATGCAATCAAACACCAGGTGTCTTCTATACGCTGATGGCAGGAGGATTTGCTGGAGTTGCTTCTTGGCTAGCGTGTTATCCCGTCGATGTGATCAAGACCCATTTGCAAGCCGATGCTCTTGGcaaacatgcaaaatataatgGATTTGTTGATTGTGCGGTGAAAAGTTATGAACGTGAGGGTTACATGTTCTTCTTCCGTGGTTTGAATTCGACGTTAATTCGCGCGTTTCCAATGAACGCGGcatgcttttttgttgtttcgtgGATATTAGATTTTTGTAAGCGAAATGGCATTGATATGATCGATAATTCAAATCAATCGTTcaatgttgttaatttggaAAATTGGAGTCCATCATATTTAGATAGCGATATTCAATCAGATGATAAATTAGTGCGAAAATTAATTTCGGACCGAGTAGTGGAGTTACAATTGTTGCGAGAGTCACCATATGAAACGCTGAATGGAGATATTAGTGATTATTACCATCGGGATCACATATACGAAACAAAAGTCAATCAAATTGAAAGttcacaatttaatattaatggcGACGCAAAAcgattataa
- the LOC117566252 gene encoding mitochondrial basic amino acids transporter isoform X2 produces the protein MKSILLSDNIRGLYRGISSPMMGIGLVNAIVFGVYGNVQRLSDNPNSLASHFWAGAAGGLVQSIVCAPMELAKTRLQLANHIDSSHKFKGPIDCLMYIYRTEGIRGCFKGFTATILRDIPGFSSYFVSYEFLMQCNQTPGVFYTLMAGGFAGVASWLACYPVDVIKTHLQADALGKHAKYNGFVDCAVKSYEREGYMFFFRGLNSTLIRAFPMNAACFFVVSWILDFCKRNGIDMIDNSNQSFNVVNLENWSPSYLDSDIQSDDKLVRKLISDRVVELQLLRESPYETLNGDISDYYHRDHIYETKVNQIESSQFNINGDAKRL, from the exons atgaaatcaatattattgTCCGATAATATTCGTGGTTTATACCGTGGTATTTCGAGTCCAATGATGGGAATCGGTCTAGTTAATGCAATTGTGTTTGGCGTTTACGGCAACGTCCAGCGATTATCGGATAATCCGAACTCACTAGCCTCACACTTTTGGGCTGGTGCTGCCGGTGGACTTGTGCAAAGTATCGTATGTGCACCAATGGAATTGGCAAAAACACGACTTCAACTTGCAAATCATATCGATAGTTCACACAAATTCAAAGGACCGATTGATTgtcttatgtacatatatcgaaCAGAAGGTATTAGAGGTTGTTTCAAAGGATTTACAGCAACAATACTTCGGGATATACCAG GCTTCTCTAGTTATTTTGTCTCCTATGAGTTTCTAATGCAATGCAATCAAACACCAGGTGTCTTCTATACGCTGATGGCAGGAGGATTTGCTGGAGTTGCTTCTTGGCTAGCGTGTTATCCCGTCGATGTGATCAAGACCCATTTGCAAGCCGATGCTCTTGGcaaacatgcaaaatataatgGATTTGTTGATTGTGCGGTGAAAAGTTATGAACGTGAGGGTTACATGTTCTTCTTCCGTGGTTTGAATTCGACGTTAATTCGCGCGTTTCCAATGAACGCGGcatgcttttttgttgtttcgtgGATATTAGATTTTTGTAAGCGAAATGGCATTGATATGATCGATAATTCAAATCAATCGTTcaatgttgttaatttggaAAATTGGAGTCCATCATATTTAGATAGCGATATTCAATCAGATGATAAATTAGTGCGAAAATTAATTTCGGACCGAGTAGTGGAGTTACAATTGTTGCGAGAGTCACCATATGAAACGCTGAATGGAGATATTAGTGATTATTACCATCGGGATCACATATACGAAACAAAAGTCAATCAAATTGAAAGttcacaatttaatattaatggcGACGCAAAAcgattataa